Part of the Centroberyx gerrardi isolate f3 chromosome 11, fCenGer3.hap1.cur.20231027, whole genome shotgun sequence genome is shown below.
TAGTAGCaaatcccccctctctccttcacatacacacacacacacacacacacacacacacaaagtatacACCTAAATAAACATAAACTACGACTACAATATCTCAGATTCTCTATTGCTGAAAATCCACAGTGACTTCAGTGCCTTCAGTGGTTGTTCAAACTTGTACATACGACTGTACAGAAGTTTTAAGTGCCCACACTCACTAAATGTAGATAGAACAATAGTGACAAAATGTTACTATGataaacaaaaatgtatctATATGAATATAACATTAAAATACAGATTGTTAGTCACATGACTACATTTTGTGTCATTTCtatgtttataatgcacatTTATTTGAACTGCTTGACATTAGAGCTCATGAGAATTGTTAAAGCTGTGCGCTTCAGTTATACAGCCAaatctcgctcactctctctcgctcacacacacacacatacacacacacacacacacacacacacacacacacactagaagtaaaggttattttattagtgaattcatgaaaaaaaactttttctaAAAAAGAAAGGGACCATATTATAATCTGGACAGCTGTCTTTGGTCTATAATCCTAACTTGACTTAATAAATTCAAATACGTGGctcatttgatttgttttgttgcttgGTTTTAGTCTCAGCTaacagcattcacacacacatgcatgcacactcacacacacacacacacacactcacaagcatGAAAAAACGTTTATCAATCTGTATCTACAGATTActtatctctctccttcacttacTGAGTGTAAAAACCATCTGTACCAATTGCATACCAGTTGTCACCAATAGTAACATataccaaaaaaacaaatactaaaAATAACTTTCTCTCTGGTCTCCCTTCCCTTGTTTATTCTATAAACACTATCAACACTGTATAAATACTATATATTGCATCAATACTTAATACTAACATATGCAAAACAGattaaatacatacattatactGCATTAATACTTGctttaaaatgaaatgtcataTCAGCAATGGAACTTTGAGGTTGAGCTTTCCACTATTTTTTATTCTCCATGTCTTCTGACCCACCTTTACTGtctttcaacacacacatgGTACACTGCGTAATTTAAAGTCACATTACACACTGCTGCTCAGGGGATCCCATTCATTTTGAACTTCCAGCAAATACACCACAAGCAACTATTCTTACCAATATGAAACCAGAATCTATCATCAGTGTGCAGAAAAGGagctttcttgttttttccagGCTATAACATCCATTTATACTGTTTGCACTTATATTGAAAACTGTAATTATTTACTTTATTGCATATTGTTTACATTTGAGACACCGTTAAGCTTGGTTCCAAGTCCACAACTGATGTTGAGTCATGATGTCATCAGTAAGCGACCACATTTCACAGTTCAGGTGATggtcttatccagagagacttaggaagcaggtagaggttcagtggtttgctcaaagacacttcaacaggacacatggctactgatggacacacacattgaccACTATGGGAATCAAACTTGTGACCTTGGTTATGGAAGGGTTTCTCTAACCACTAAACCACCCTGTTATCAGTAAACCTTCAAGGGACTTGCACCAAACCATAACAACAACGCAATGCAATGAAATTACTTACTACTctaaaatgaaacatttaagTGCAATAAATGACCGAAGAAGTCTGAAAAATACCAATATATTCCTTTATCTTGGTAGTTCAGCCTGGCAAGTGTTGTTGGCTGATTCAAAAAAGATTTAACTCCACACTATCGAATAAattataaagatttattttaacGTACAGCAgtagacaaagaaacaaacatgtTAAGGCCTAATGCTGAAACATGCAGCAtgttctgctgctgtgcattaaaataaatctttataatTTATTAGGTAATGCAgactttcctctttttttaaactgtatgcACAAGAGTCTGCACCCACACTGCATCGAGAAGAGTTCTGAGTTGAGCGGGCAAGTTCTGTATTAAGTCTAATTGGCTGCCATCTCCAATTAAATAAATGACccaaaaagtctgaaaaatacCAATATATTTCTTTAGATTATCTTGGTAGTAGATTGGTAAATCTAATGTGCTGCCATCTCCACACCTCCTTCATTTAACTACATCCAAACTCTGACTAGTGTGAACGTCCATAACCTGGACCAATGTTTAATTATTTAACGAGACAAGTTGACATATTCTTATAACACATTAATATTGACAGTCTGGGGTGCAGCATCTAGGCGCTGCCCAGCACTACCAGTGTcgtactgttggccactgagcaggtCCGCTGAAGCAGATGCAGactaagtgccttgctcaagggcactttgacagCAGTAGCAGCTGAAAAAAGAGGGGAGAGCTCCTCACTCTCTTgccctgcccagattttccaAGACAGTCCAGAAATTCAGACTCATGACATTCTGGACGCAGGCTTGCTTCTCTAACCACTGAGCTACTTCTGCTCCACAAACACTACCCATGTAATAACCAAAAAAGGCAACAGGGCAGGAACATTTCCATCCCTCCTAGATGTAGAACATATACTGAATCTACAAATACAAAGTggctgttttgttcttttttaaggaaagtatttttcctttatttagaCAACAGGAgggctgagagagacaggagagagagagagagaaggttatAGCAGGATTCAATCCTAGGCCAGCAGGGATACATGTTGTTCCAGAGACAAGGGATTAAACACACAACTACAAAATGAATTTGATTgataattttaaaaatgcataaattaCAATTGATAAAAAATTTTGTTTCCTTGTAGCCTATTGTAGATAAACTGTTGCAGGTACCTTTCTTGTGGTTACAGCAAAGAAACTACCATTAACGTTAGGTATCAAAATCACAGCAAGACCAGTGGAAACGTGTCAAAGAGAGCAGACAACATTGTTCCAGCAGACAACATCGATTGAGCAAAACCAACACGTTTGAATGGAGGAAAAGTCGGGCACCAAGGACGCTGCCTGTGGCGCTGCAGTTAGGCATAATGTCTAGTCTATCACATGCTGGTTAATCAGTTTCAGGTATAGTAGTcagatatacatatacatatctTTGTTCATCATTCATATCCAGCCATAGTAGTCCAACATACATATTGTTCAGTAATAACagtcacagttacagttacatgaTAAATATATTATATCTTCGATCAGCAGCACAGAATATTACTGCATGTACTGTAGATCCCTAGAATCTAGATTATTAAACTTAGACCTTTGTGTTATTGGTTAATGTGACGAGACCCTTTGGTTTATTACATGTATGTAATATAGTTTTCAGGTATGAGGCCTGTTCTGCCGTTGTACGTTGCCTGAAGCCAGCCTGGTTCCACAGACGGGTAAACTgcagacacaaagaaagaagTCGCCTCAGCAAGTCTGATAACAAGACAGTGTCATGAACACCAAGATTCAGCAGGCAgtgaggactgtgtgtgtgtgtgtgtgtgtggtttactTACCGTTTGAGAACAGCGCCCCCTGGGGAAAGCTGAGCTCATGGCTGTGCTCTGCCTCACAGGAGTAAAGGGCCTTTGCTTCCCTAAAGAGAGAAACAAGCACATCATTTGTGATCAGCTGCGACCAGCTTGGTGCTTTGAGAGGGTGTGGCGTTTGGCGTctgtggcttcaatcaggaaactaaactcctggcacaataaaaagTTTACTTTAGGCTAGATAGTAATTGATAGGCACAGAGCTGACGGTAGGCTAAAATACAGCCTAAAAACACTgagcaacaaaaaaagaatcagtataatattcccatagcaTTTCTACAGGGCCTTAACGTGCTTATGGTGCTCTGTAAGTTTATAGTTAATGCACATCATCATACATTCAGTGGTTTCAATTAGGAAAACTGAAATTTTGgtgcaataaataaagaaatcatgTATAATGTATTGATTTTCTTATTGTCTATAGCCACTGGTCAAAATAGTGTAttaccttacattacattacacatgtgcagtaaagttttttgaaatttttgggACCAACCGACCGACTGTCAGAGTGACTTATACTCTCTGCTGGTTGAGCAGGTGGAACAGAGTGAGATAGcaagagagtgaaggaggattCCATCTATCAGCGCGTTTTACAACGCTGCTGCAGATTTGAATCTTTAATGACTCATGTCAGATGAAGGTGCAGTATTTACACCTGATGATCTGCGCAGCTGAAAAGGTTGGGCCACAGGAAGAAAGGGGTCAAAAGttactgttttctgtctttgaaATGGACATACCTTCCTCTGGGACAAACATCTAGTGCTGAGGAGAATACTGCACTCTCCCGCAGTGGTGCTCTGGAGGATagtctgtaacacacacacacacacacacacacacacacacacacacacacatagaaatcGTCACCCAAAGTACAGTGCTTAGAATGCATTTCCTGAGACttagtattaaaaaaaaaaaacaagtaaacatcagtaacaagatgcatcatccctccatttGCACCAGTGGTGTCTGATATATCACATTTGACTTAAAAAATTTGacttttaattatagcgcccctaTTAGGCAGATCAGTGTAATATTTTAAATGCTGGAACACAAtgcaaagatgcatcatccctcccaGTTTCGTCTGAATCAGACAGTCTGAGATGTCGCCTGAGATATCAGGTGGACAGCAAAGTAAAATGATCACAAACGGATACTTACATGGATCCGGGCCTCTGGTAGCCATTGCTGGCCGTGGCTGCAGGGTGTTTAGCAGTCAGATCGGAGCCGCTGCGGATGTGTTTGCGTTTGGCTGGTGTGTCTTGGGGGTCCAGCGACATCAGACTCTGCACCGAACCGTGACAGCTCTTGTAATCTAGAGTAGAAAACAGGCAATCAGAACCAAAAATAAGCAGAGGTGTGACTGATGTTTTACCTAATCACTGATCATCCTTTCATGTGCAAAACAGGTGCAAAAAGAGACGATAAATGAACGCACCCTCTGATATGTgcagggaggtgagggaggaggatgtGGAAAgctggtagggaaacaaggaggaggaggaggaggaggaggaggaggcagtcCTGTAAGCGGCCCTGTGTGGCCGGGAAGGCGAGGTAGTGTCTGTAGCTCTGGCCTCCGTGACGGCGGAGGAGGCGCAGGACGCCACTCTCTGGTCCGGAGAGTGTGCGATCTTCAGAGAACAGGTGGAGGACGCCCGCTGAACCGGTCGCTCCTCCCTGAGAGAGGAGGCGCGCTCCACTGCTGCGTGCTGCAGCGAGGCGGAGGACGAGGCTCTGGAGGGCGTTTTGGGCTCCTTCacggacgaggaggaggaggaggcggcggtcGAATTCCCTTTGACAGGCGGACTCCTCTCCGCCGCCGAGTgtagagaggagatggaggagcagacGGAGGAGGGCTGCTGGGACGGGGCGTACTGGGAGGACGTCCAGGAAGAGGATGGGGTGAGTTGAGGGGAGGTGGCGCTGTCTGCCTGGCTCTTCTGGTCTTTCCCATTTGAGGAGCGGTGGGACGGGGAGCTGGAGGAAGCCATGGGGGGGGATGTCAcgggcctggaggaggaggaagaggaggtggggacggcagcaggagagagggggggggaggtctGCGACAAGCCGTTCTTTtcagaggagtgggaggagagagattccTGGCTGCCCATCGGAGTCGTGCTGGGGCTGCTGCTGAACGTGTCACCtggtgggagagacagaaaagtggCACACTGGAGGGAAAATCTAACATTAAGTTCAGTGCTTACAGATAgataaatggtcaaatttgcTGCCACATGTGTGCTCCTGCTGGCCTAAGTTTGAATCCCATCAGAGCTTTCTTTCCTGTGTCTCCCCCTTCtggctccctctctgctttccaactaccaaaataaataaaatactaaaaAGGTGAGTGGACTGACCCAAATCCCACTTCCACTGCCCAAATTCCATTAGCAGTAATACACAGTTCAGTATATATTGTAATATGTATTTGCCTCTTCTCTGATGGATTTTTCCCTGCATGATCACTGAACATAAGTGATCCAGACAGAAGCCCTTGAGCTTGTTGATCTTTTAAATAGTTGGgacatttttctgctatcaaactccattgaagctgcactggaaatatctcaacatgacgtcacatcaTCTATGTTTacccagttatccacaggaataagaaaaatactccaccaaacaacaaaatgagccCAGAAATGGAGGTACATCACCAATgactgtttttttaacagtgctgAAGTGATTTAGGGCAGATTTTTCCAGACTGGGTTGGaggaacaggaagagagaaTAGTAAATGTGTATGTCGGAGCACATTCCACACATTCCACAATGTGAGCAGTCTACTGAATAAACTATGATCGACTAATGAGTTTTGTCTGCATCTGAGACACAGAAAAAGTTTTCTTTTAAGCAACGGTTACTGCTAATATTTGTTGGATAGAAGTGAAGGTCATGTCATCTGACCAATGTTTATTGTGCCAGCATGCAATGCCTCCAGCTGCGCCAGTTTAGaggtttctctgtctttctgtgacTTGAAAAAAATCAGGAGGAACACCCACTGtcttgaaaaatgtattaatgggAAGGCAGTGTAGGTGTTTATTTTCACTAGGTCATTCAAATTCAGGTAATGGGGCATGGTAGTCCTGAGTAATGAGATAAATAAGCTGTAAGCTGCAGTAAGACTCACTGTCGTTGTCTGCCAGGCAGAGAGCCGGAGGGTAGAGGCGGGGCTTCCTCTTCCcagatgacagacagatggCCTTGCTCCTTCGAGGGGCGGACCGAGAGGCCGGGGCCTGGGGCAGCGGGACGGAGGGGTCCGGGGCCTCGCCAAAGATCTGAGAggaccatacacacacacataccgcaataaggtgtgtgtgtctgtgtgtgtatctgtgtctgtgtgtgtgagtgtgtgtgtagggctaCCTTATGGTGGTTTTCAATGATGATCTCCACCACAATGTTCTGGAACTTGATGTTCATCATGGCTGCCACCGTCTCTTCCTGTGACCTCATCAACGTGGGACCGAAGATCATTCCCAGGTTTGAGACAGTCATCAGGTTTTGGTCACTATGAGCGGAGACCCTGCCCACATACATAat
Proteins encoded:
- the arhgap42a gene encoding rho GTPase-activating protein 42 isoform X2, which gives rise to MGLPTLEFSDSFLDSPEFRERLQCHEIELERTNRFIKDLIKDGNMLISALRSLSLAVQRFSQSLQEFQFECIGDAETDDEINIAQSLKEFSQLLSTMEEERRRLIQNADDVLISPLERFRKEQIGAVKEGKKQFDKETEKYYSVLEKHLNLSSKKKEPQLQEADSQMSKDRQVFYDASLQYVFKIQEVQERKKFEFVEPLLAFLQGLFTFYHEGYELASEFEPYKQQLQFNLQNTRNNFESTRAEVERLMKRIRSAEADFKAPGCFTMEGYLYIQEKRALGSAWTRYYCTYEKGSKMFTMSNTEARPASRQNGVVNGAPETFRLRSCVRRKTDSIDKRFCFDIEVVERHGVITLQALSDSNRRLWMEAMDGKEPIYTLPSLLSKKEETFLNEAGFNFVKRCIELVEMRGINTLGLYRTGGVNSKVQRLMSTVFAATAPPDVHLDPDTWDNKTITSGLKNYLRVSAHSDQNLMTVSNLGMIFGPTLMRSQEETVAAMMNIKFQNIVVEIIIENHHKIFGEAPDPSVPLPQAPASRSAPRRSKAICLSSGKRKPRLYPPALCLADNDSDTFSSSPSTTPMGSQESLSSHSSEKNGLSQTSPPLSPAAVPTSSSSSSRPVTSPPMASSSSPSHRSSNGKDQKSQADSATSPQLTPSSSWTSSQYAPSQQPSSVCSSISSLHSAAERSPPVKGNSTAASSSSSSVKEPKTPSRASSSASLQHAAVERASSLREERPVQRASSTCSLKIAHSPDQRVASCASSAVTEARATDTTSPSRPHRAAYRTASSSSSSSSSLFPYQLSTSSSLTSLHISEDYKSCHGSVQSLMSLDPQDTPAKRKHIRSGSDLTAKHPAATASNGYQRPGSILSSRAPLRESAVFSSALDVCPRGREAKALYSCEAEHSHELSFPQGALFSNVYPSVEPGWLQATYNGRTGLIPENYITYM